TATGACTGTCATGTGGAAAGTTCTTCAGAAGCACTGTCTGAAAGAACAGGAAACCTGAATATCTTACTACAAGGTAGGAAAGCAAAGGAAAAGGAGAGGGAACTCCATTTAGTTGGAAGACCAAGGTCAGAGCAATGGGGCATTCATTTATTATAAATAAAATCATGTGGTAAATTGCCTAGCAGTTGATCTAGATAGATGTATCTGCAGTGCTGGGGACCAGCCAGGGGTCATGGAGGAAAGATAGGCAAGAGGTCCTTTGGAGTCCAAATTTAAACTTCTAGGTAAGAAAGAGAAGTCCAAGATCTCCATGGTAACTGAAATGCGCCTAGTTTCACACACAAGGCCAAAAAGGCAAAACTTCAAGgtttcaatgcatggatgagatgacAGTGTAGGGAgtaaaatttcagatttattaGGAAATAGGGAACCTTTTAGGAAAGGAGGAGCTTATTGAGGAAGGACGGGCTCCATTTAAACCACAAAGAATCCAACTGctgacaaattttttttaaaagttgtacacaatttgtttttaaactaagCAGTATGGAAAAGATAACTGGTGAGGAGCCGCACATGGTATCCTCATATTAACTGACTGACTATCAACCTCAGTATGGGATGCAGAGGTGACAtagctgaggaactgtcccagattgggGTGTTATTAGAGGCTTTtcaaacaaattgataaattaacaGCAACTAGAACCAGATGGTATTCccccaagaattctgaaggaactgaaatatgaaattgcagaattactaacAGTATGTAAACTACTGCTTAAATtagcctctgtaccagatgactggcagATAACTAATGTGAtactactttgaaaaaaaaaaaaaagggttccggagctgatcctggcaattacagtgCCATGTAAATTGGCTGAAACTACAGCACAGAATTATCAGACAAATACTTTATAAAAATTATGTTGACTGTTTcccaaagggaaatcatgcctttaACAATCTGTTATAATTCTTTGAAGGGGGGAGGTGTCAACAAACATGCACATAAAGGAGATCCAGTGGACATAGTGCATTCACTCTTCTAGAAAGCCTTTCACAAGGTCTCTCACCAAGGCTCAAAAGGAAAACAAGCAATCCTGGGATAAGacagaaggtcctctcatggatcagtatcctggaaacaaaggataggaacaAACAGTCTTCACACTGGAGAGAAATAAATGGCCAAGTCCCTGAAGGATCTGTGCGTGGATCTGGAAAAGGGAATAAATAGCAAGCTGGcaaagcttgcagatgatactaaattagtccagtatcagaggagtaactgtgttagtctgtatccacaaaaacaatgagaagtcctgtggtatcttataaactaacacatttttggagcataagcttttgtgggcaaagactcactttctCAGATTCCAGATAGTTAAATCCAGAGCTGAATGTGAAGATTtacaaaagaatctcacaaaactgggtgactgagcaacacagtagcagatgaaattcaatgctggtACCTGCAAAATAATATACTTTGGATGATGGAGTCTAAATGATAAAGTCTAAATAAGCTGCTACCATTTAAGAGAGATGGTGAAGTCATTTCTCAACGTgctgtcaaaaaagctaacagaatgttatgAACCATTATGAAAAGAATCGATAGTAAGAGAGAAAATGTCATAATGccagtagataaattcatggtacttccacactttgaatactgcatgcagtcaTGGGCAGCACAGTTATCACAAAAATATAACAATGTTAGACAGGATACAAAATGGGCAATGAGCAtttctgtaatattttaaaaaagactaAAAGGTAGTTCAGGAAAAGAATCCAGGGtaattatttataaaaaaaaaaatctggttgttTCTTCCTCACTGCAATATTAACAATTGTGTATTGTGTTCATGACTAATCTTGATGATCTGAACCTTTCTTTGTGCAAGAGAAATAGTAAATAATTTAGAACAAGGACTTCCTAGTAGTTAATTTTTGCTTTCCTATCTCCAGAGTCTGAAAAGGCAGTGACAAAAGGGAAGCTAAGCAGAAACCATACAGTTGCCACTTGGCAATGCTCTGGTCCACACAGCCCCATACAAGTAAATCTCCTTTACTCAGAGAAGATGTTTGAGAAAACACTGTACAAGCCAAATGTTAAATATACCCTCCAAAGCCTGAAACTCATCACTTATCCAGCGGAGAGGGTTTCTACTGCTCACAGCTGTCTTTTATTAAGAGATTATAAACAAAGGTTTCAGACTGAATTTAACCTAACAGGCAAAGGTAAAAAGCAAAAAACTGTTTGTTTGTTATAACATATTCTTAATTAGGTATGCTACAAATGCATAGTCTTAGGCTTTGTCCACAAACAATTGATACCTTGCCAGCAATAAAAtagtttaagaaaacaaaatgccTGTATCAGAAGAtacatttgtaaaaaaaaaaaaaaatactgcattATAAAacacggtaaactctttcatatctgaacAGTAATAGACAGGTATCCCTGTTAGTCCGTATGCTAACAACACAAACcggtagtcatgtagcactttaaagactaacacaataatttattgggtgatgagtttTCTTGGAAAACACATTAAGAgtctgagggatagctcagtggtttgagcattagcttactaaacctagggttgtgagctcaatccttgagtagGCCATTTagtgatctgaggcaaatagttgttttttgttttgcctttttttttaaaggcagggggtggtgcttgggtctatcaagagggcaggggattggactcaatgacctcccgaggtctcttccagttctatgagatgtgtatttccgtatttatatttataaacctgtcagtgagcacttcAATGGAGCATAGTGCTACTGTTGGTAATGTATTTTCCAATAAATGTATTTATATAAGATACAGAAGTGACTGTAGTACAGTTTGGCATCACAATTAAAACTTGATGCTGACCTGTCTACACCAGGGCTTAGCAATCTTTATCACCTCGttgcacacttcagcactcattataatttcatgGCTCActcaatatatataacccaatcccctcccccagagccaggaagccCCAGCTCCCTTTTCTAACCCAATCTCccaccctcctccagagccaggtaccccacaCTTTCCATTATAGCTCaatccccaccctccacctccatcagATCCTggacccccaacccctccccactctaactcaatgctggtgactcaccagagccactgccaccacgcACTTCCCCCACCAAGCAGGGGACcatgtggggagagcagcagacgGCACTCCTGGTGTatggctctgaggcacaccagtgtgccatggcgcACAGATTGTGGTGCACTGTCATGTTTAGCTGTGTCTGTTTACTACTGCATTGCAACAGAATTCCCACGCTCTGGGGGAATTAGTGTAGCCAGAAtctttaccccccccccccccaaaaaaaaaaccccacaattgTGTATGTGGCTTGACAACAAAATAGGATTTCTATAATCTACTAGAAGATCcctgaaatggagagagagagagagagaacagagtgagtgagtgagtgagtacAAGAGATGGGATTCTTCTGTGTTGAATATtctgcatttgatttttatttttgttttccaaaaagagCTGGATTATATGATGAAGAGTAATCATAGTTACAGTCAAGCTAATCACATCTTATGCTAACTGCTGATGAGATTCAGGAGGAATATTTCTTTCCTGAACGTGCAGCATTGCTCAATTAATTTGTTTTTCACTTCCATGTCTTATATAAATACATGTATTGGGAAATAAAACTGAGTCTTAGAATTCTGTTACCTAGAATGTGAATCGTTACAGTAAATTCTCATATTtctgcagccctgggagcaggggattgccagatattcaaatattctggataacagaatgacagaatcacagggctggaagggacctcagtaggtcatctagtccagccccctgcttcaagcaggatcagcccctactaagtcatcctagccaggaccttgtccagccaggacttaaaaacctccagggatggagaatccaccacctctctaggcaacgcattccaatgcttcaccacccgccgggtgaagtagtttttcctgatatctaacctacacctttccctcttcaacttctgaccattactccttgttctgccatctgacaccactgagaacagtttctcaccctcctctttagagtttcccttcaggaagttgaagggtgctattaaacacagaggtatacctagcaatgcacaatactgaagaacaacaagattagatgttaagaaacaaaaaaatgtatgcagagcattttaccaacagtagtattgtacactgtaaacttcaaagttgcacgggtacttggaagtgcctgcgcCTACACGGCTTGCGGACgtttcgaagttgctaactttgaagctcACACGgcgagaattaagctaatgaggtgctgcacatgcagtgcAGCAATTTCACCACTTggactcatttacatgcccctttgaaggagggggctagtgtagacaagcccttatagtGTCAACAGGACCAAAGAGTCAACCACACTGAGACTGACTACACTCCTTGCACTGTGCCCAAAGTTTAGCTAAAAGCTAAGGATTTGCTTCACACTGCTGACCCAAACTTAGAGAACAATTTAAACTCTGTTGTGGATCAAAGGTCTTCTAAAATTTTGTCCCACAAGGATGGAGGCAAACATAGGACTATCCATGTTCTAGCCCACATCCTTCTCTTTAACTGTTATAAACCCAATTCAGCAACTAATTGAGTTTTATAGAGCAACTTTCATATACCATGTATCCTAAATGTGCTTTGCAAATCAATGTGCAAGATATGGTTACTGTAGGGACTGCACAGTAATTGTTTATAAAAAGtcagtcttcagaagagaagctCTCAAATGAAGGAACACGGACTAAAACATCTCACTATACTAAACTTAACATGGTATCATTGTAAGATCCCAGTACTCGATTTACAAGTTGTCTAATATTCTACCTGTTGTTGGCAACTATGACAGTGCTTAGTTTATTTTAGTCTTTGACTTGCTTTTCTTCCCTAACTTGTTAAAAAAagtcttttgttggttttaaacatCTCCTTCCTTTCACAGTGATTCTGACGGGGATATCAAATTGTATTATTAAAGCAAAACTATCTGAGCCTGGGATTTTTGCAGAGCAGCTGAATGCCACAACTGTACACCAACAGAACAGCAGCTCAGGTAGTAGTCAAGTTTTCTCTGCATAGTCAGCGCTAAGACACTCAGCACACAAGTGTGTCAGCATGAAAGCCTGGGAGAAGGAAGTCAATTTTTAGAATCCAGACACACAAATCTTACACAAGTTTTCACAAAGAGTAGCATTTGTGATCTTTGCTCTGCAAACTTACTTGTACCAGTGAGCAAAATTTGGGCACTATCTTTCCAGGGGAAATTACTCTGATGCTCTTATCTCTCAACCAAGCATGAAGCAGCTGGCACTTAGACTTTCTGAACTGATATATTCAGATAGTCTTGTGGACATGCTTAAGTGTTAATTAACTGTTCTGTCAAGTTTGGCTGTACTGCATTACTATCCTAAAGATGAAAAAAATCCTCCAGCTACCAATGGGAAACATGCTATCTTCTGAATTTCATTTATgtcagagaataatttttccccaTTTCTAATCACAGGCATAGGTGAAGACAAGCAGCTCAGACTAAGACAAAGACAAAGCATCTATGTGAAAGTAGTTATCATATGCGTCCTCCTACCTTGTGCACTAGCCTTCATCGTGTTTGTTATATTTGAAGTTCCCTTCCCAGTAAGTTTGCTGAGCACAAAATTGACAAAAGATTTTATTGATAACTCAATATGATTTACGTTTTTTTCCATTATAATAAAAAATGCAGGGATCTGAGTTTAAGGTCCTAAGGACCAGAGTACAAAGATCAATTTTGTGAGCTCATGCTTTTAAAAGAACTGGTAATATCTGTGATCCACTGGGGTAATCGCTCTCTAGTGAGAAACCCTAAAAATGACAACTGAAACTCTGCCAAAACAAACAATTCCTCACACTCGGTATGAATACCTATGACAGGGGCATGTTTTGCCTGTTGCTATGAGGGTGTACAATCCCAGCGCACATCATACATACCCTGGCTATCAAGGCTTTATTTTGGATTGTGGGAAATTTAGGTTTGACTCTTGGACACAATCCTTTGCTCTCCAAGCCAgcacagacataagaacatacgaacataagaatggccatactgggtcagaccaaaggtccatccagcccagcatcccatctgccgacggtggccaatgccaggtgccccagagaaggagaacagaagacaatgatcaagtgatttatctcctgccatccatctcttgcccttgttctgaaggctaggggcaccatactttatccctggctaatagccatttatggacctaacctgcaaaaatttatcaagctcttttttaaaccctaatagag
This Carettochelys insculpta isolate YL-2023 chromosome 19, ASM3395843v1, whole genome shotgun sequence DNA region includes the following protein-coding sequences:
- the C19H17orf78 gene encoding uncharacterized protein C17orf78 homolog, which codes for MDTTLVFSLLFIYYSISPKDLRDYDCHVESSSEALSERTGNLNILLQESEKAVTKGKLSRNHTVATWQCSGPHSPIQVNLLYSEKMFEKTLYKPNVKYTLQSLKLITYPAERVSTAHSCLLLRDYKQRFQTEFNLTGKVILTGISNCIIKAKLSEPGIFAEQLNATTVHQQNSSSGIGEDKQLRLRQRQSIYVKVVIICVLLPCALAFIVFVIFEVPFPCIFQSGVSLETINHFTTFKFLVSWGGNVFPINLLMASASFLSAHALVGASDATVFRNVKGMEKKAQKPQVLYHPKLLPWKNLHAKPLGTKQPRSLPFVRLTSEDSKLQKKAPFSVLIQAQFLF